A genomic segment from Methanoplanus limicola DSM 2279 encodes:
- a CDS encoding M12 family metallo-peptidase yields MNAKKGVRALSLLLVIALAGAMFVPAVSAENNESKMEQHLLIDGMTNINVLNAQKTEDLIASGIQSPEELTIPQIITKYDMITFDIPDIKNELENFESLYITIGNQKYSMKLTKADFSKVKDNIESYYGTLNGIENSEIFLTISDTVIVGSISIDSETFYVKPVEPRKRVSSEKPVLHIIYSSNSVNQEKPIKIDDGTLETPIIKDTKELISSNDGLSQESRSVDSTKQWTTVNILITTDNQFYLDESDWKATAEDIINTANSQSSFGRDDVQVSLCVVAYDDSKRMDLSNDPDITSEPLGTFYEHFDNNYLNARYADIALYLGGYNADGGSQGLAWGFGNGPYWGQWAWSQMVYDDPLYTGTVHGRRCISIHELGHIFNADHENSAGTNRAYGWWDPLPKHTVMWSDFIEAYNVYEYSSIDYHGEATRNNALAIRNAKSTVATYRNS; encoded by the coding sequence ATGAACGCAAAGAAAGGAGTGCGGGCGTTGAGCCTGCTTTTGGTAATTGCACTTGCCGGGGCAATGTTCGTTCCGGCTGTTAGTGCGGAGAACAATGAATCTAAAATGGAACAACATCTCTTAATTGATGGAATGACTAACATTAATGTCCTTAACGCTCAAAAAACAGAGGATCTTATTGCATCTGGCATCCAATCACCAGAAGAACTTACAATTCCTCAAATCATAACAAAATATGACATGATTACTTTTGACATCCCTGATATCAAAAATGAACTTGAAAATTTTGAAAGCCTATATATTACAATTGGGAATCAGAAGTATTCCATGAAATTAACAAAAGCTGATTTCAGTAAAGTTAAAGATAATATCGAATCATATTACGGCACCCTTAATGGAATAGAAAATAGTGAAATCTTCCTTACAATTTCAGATACGGTAATTGTAGGTAGTATCTCCATCGATTCAGAGACATTCTACGTTAAACCAGTTGAACCAAGAAAGCGGGTTTCTTCTGAAAAACCAGTTTTACACATAATCTATTCATCCAATTCTGTAAATCAGGAAAAACCAATAAAAATCGATGACGGTACTTTAGAAACTCCTATAATAAAAGATACAAAGGAATTAATTTCTTCAAATGATGGATTATCTCAGGAGTCTCGCTCAGTAGACTCAACAAAACAATGGACCACAGTTAACATACTAATAACAACGGACAATCAATTCTATTTAGATGAAAGTGATTGGAAAGCTACAGCAGAAGATATAATTAATACTGCAAACAGTCAATCATCCTTCGGTAGGGATGACGTTCAGGTTTCCCTGTGTGTTGTAGCATACGATGATTCAAAACGAATGGATCTGTCAAATGACCCAGATATCACAAGCGAACCATTAGGGACATTTTATGAACATTTTGATAATAACTACCTAAATGCACGTTATGCAGATATTGCTCTATATCTAGGAGGATACAATGCTGATGGTGGAAGTCAGGGCCTGGCATGGGGATTTGGAAACGGACCCTATTGGGGACAGTGGGCGTGGTCCCAAATGGTTTACGACGACCCGCTTTATACGGGGACGGTTCATGGTCGGCGTTGTATAAGCATTCATGAATTAGGACATATCTTTAATGCAGACCATGAAAATTCAGCAGGAACTAACAGAGCATATGGTTGGTGGGATCCTTTGCCAAAACATACTGTTATGTGGAGTGACTTTATTGAGGCATATAATGTATATGAATATTCATCAATAGATTACCATGGGGAGGCTACACGCAACAACGCCTTGGCTATTAGGAATGCAAAAAGCACAGTTGCAACTTATAGGAATAGTTAA
- a CDS encoding zinc-dependent metalloprotease family protein — protein MNNYELESNWVSSAQSYMAQAAYQYQRSDIDVFLNVVEYDASKKDILSSNANTYRRMNEPLDLFKDIFETSYLNNKNADVAIYLGGNDMIGSAQGLAWGFQAYLDGYLEHCRYAWSQMVDDSDTIDLYDGSYHARVYCILHEMGHVFFANHENSGGTNQAYVWFESLIIPKNTVMWSIYKGSITTQCEYSSPSYHGDSNHNNAGSISLAKSYVADFCV, from the coding sequence ATGAATAATTATGAGCTTGAGTCAAACTGGGTATCTTCCGCACAGAGTTACATGGCTCAGGCAGCATACCAGTACCAAAGATCAGACATAGATGTGTTCCTGAATGTTGTAGAGTATGATGCATCAAAAAAGGACATTTTATCAAGTAATGCCAATACATACAGAAGAATGAATGAGCCTTTAGATTTATTTAAAGATATTTTTGAGACATCATACCTGAATAATAAAAATGCTGATGTTGCAATTTATCTTGGAGGTAACGATATGATTGGTTCCGCTCAGGGTCTGGCATGGGGATTTCAAGCATACCTTGACGGATATTTAGAACATTGTCGTTACGCATGGTCACAAATGGTAGATGATTCTGACACAATAGATCTTTACGATGGTTCATACCATGCCAGAGTGTACTGTATTCTTCATGAGATGGGACATGTATTTTTCGCAAATCACGAAAATTCAGGAGGCACGAATCAGGCATATGTATGGTTTGAATCTTTAATCATTCCAAAAAACACGGTTATGTGGAGCATATATAAAGGAAGTATTACTACCCAATGTGAATATTCATCACCAAGCTATCATGGAGATTCCAATCATAATAATGCAGGATCTATTAGTTTAGCAAAGAGCTATGTAGCAGACTTTTGTGTATAA
- a CDS encoding M12 family metallo-peptidase, with product MNAKKGLQALSLLLIMALIGTMSVPAVSAEEENDKEYLSTPLIIFEGSTKQIDASQIKSDLKIDNTIEKYDLVSFDIPEIRNEIFKKGELPVCIQGKQYSMILNELLVNDKGVNPETHSYNGYLKGVDNSNIVLTISESVFLASIIINGEEYCIDSLSAKDPSGDKYHIEYMVKDIKIEGNYLYGIEDYLAHSTMSDDELKIRSEEAKIEEKEKATKSITYVRILVMTDAKWIYDEPDWQSKAQLIIAQANNQFGRSDIQLNLIATYDSSKASELAADAQNLVQNPLDTFINHVDVSYLNSKYADIAVYLGGYDCTNPNWGVGATWGYDDSDPSDRRYAWVQMADDPSPYDPNIHDRTVASLHEIGHLFDADHQDGMQGPNQESYNRAYQWNSGSTTQSVVWAPILRSTSYEYSSNDYNGDYYHNNALRIYNTRNVVRDYYI from the coding sequence ATGAATGCAAAGAAAGGATTGCAGGCGTTGAGCCTGCTATTGATAATGGCACTCATTGGGACGATGTCCGTTCCGGCGGTTAGTGCGGAGGAAGAGAACGACAAAGAATATTTATCAACTCCTTTGATTATTTTTGAAGGATCTACAAAGCAGATAGATGCTAGTCAAATAAAATCAGATTTAAAAATTGACAATACTATTGAGAAATATGATCTGGTATCATTTGATATTCCTGAAATTAGAAATGAAATTTTTAAAAAAGGGGAATTACCAGTTTGTATTCAAGGTAAGCAATATTCAATGATATTGAATGAATTACTTGTTAATGATAAAGGAGTGAATCCTGAAACACATTCATACAATGGTTATCTCAAAGGTGTTGATAATAGTAATATTGTTCTTACTATAAGTGAATCTGTATTTCTTGCAAGCATAATTATAAATGGAGAAGAATATTGTATTGATAGTTTATCTGCAAAAGATCCATCCGGAGATAAGTATCACATTGAATATATGGTAAAAGATATCAAAATCGAGGGAAATTACCTTTATGGTATTGAAGATTATCTCGCACATTCCACAATGTCTGATGATGAGTTGAAAATTAGAAGTGAAGAGGCTAAAATTGAGGAAAAAGAAAAGGCTACAAAAAGTATTACTTATGTAAGAATACTTGTTATGACAGATGCCAAATGGATTTATGATGAGCCAGACTGGCAATCTAAAGCTCAGCTTATAATTGCTCAGGCCAATAACCAGTTTGGAAGATCTGATATTCAATTAAATCTAATTGCCACATATGATTCATCTAAAGCAAGTGAACTTGCTGCTGATGCCCAGAATCTTGTACAAAATCCATTAGACACCTTCATAAATCACGTTGATGTAAGTTATCTGAACTCAAAATATGCAGATATTGCAGTATATCTTGGTGGTTATGACTGTACAAACCCAAACTGGGGTGTAGGTGCAACATGGGGATATGATGATAGTGATCCTTCAGATAGGAGATATGCATGGGTACAGATGGCTGATGATCCTTCTCCTTATGATCCAAATATTCATGACAGGACTGTAGCATCACTTCATGAAATAGGACACCTGTTTGATGCTGATCATCAGGATGGAATGCAGGGTCCAAATCAGGAAAGTTATAACAGAGCATACCAGTGGAATTCAGGTTCAACAACACAGTCTGTTGTATGGGCGCCAATATTAAGAAGTACAAGTTATGAATATTCATCAAATGATTATAATGGAGATTATTACCATAACAATGCGCTGAGAATATATAATACCAGAAATGTTGTAAGGGATTATTATATCTAA
- a CDS encoding M12 family metallo-peptidase, translating into MKLKKGMRALSLLLIMALLTAMLVPVVSAESNKNLSDHIQEKKKNPIINIEGISEIISDIPEKESLNIPENFEKYELLTLDIQKMRNELANGRMVPICIDGVFYKMNLSEIMVNAPDVKSQTLSYTGHLENSNKSEVVLTISERVLIARINVNGIDYVIESIPHKEKSGKVIHYAHRSSDVKEEGEYLSGTDDYLAHKEYSAEELKIREIEAKTEEEEMAVRSEVAVRIRIFTDDQWISDEPDWQAKAQDIIAELNNQFQRSDIQVHFYAHYDTSKASALSGDINHISRPFQSIMDQVSITYLNSNHEDLALYLGGYDSTYNAVGATYGYDSPYPDQRRYAWVQMKDDPSLYDGEHEDRTKVTIHEIGHLFDADHQPGQQGPGQESYNRAYQWTEQGTTKQTALWAPFLKSNTYEISSNDYNGDYYHNNALRIYQTRNVIASYVW; encoded by the coding sequence ATGAAATTAAAGAAAGGCATGCGGGCCTTAAGCCTGCTATTGATAATGGCACTGCTGACGGCGATGCTTGTTCCGGTTGTTAGTGCTGAGTCTAATAAAAACTTAAGTGATCATATTCAGGAGAAGAAAAAAAACCCAATTATAAATATTGAAGGTATTTCAGAGATAATATCAGACATTCCTGAGAAAGAATCACTAAATATTCCTGAAAACTTTGAAAAATATGAGTTACTCACCTTAGACATTCAGAAAATGCGTAATGAATTAGCAAACGGAAGAATGGTTCCGATCTGCATTGACGGCGTTTTTTATAAAATGAATCTAAGTGAGATAATGGTAAATGCTCCCGATGTAAAATCTCAAACACTTTCATATACAGGTCATCTTGAAAACTCAAATAAAAGTGAAGTTGTTCTTACAATTAGTGAGCGGGTACTGATTGCAAGAATTAATGTAAATGGTATTGATTATGTAATTGAAAGTATACCCCATAAAGAAAAATCCGGGAAAGTAATACATTATGCACACCGATCAAGTGATGTTAAAGAAGAAGGCGAATATCTATCCGGAACTGATGATTACCTTGCTCATAAAGAGTACTCTGCTGAAGAACTAAAAATAAGAGAAATTGAAGCTAAAACTGAAGAAGAGGAAATGGCTGTCAGAAGTGAAGTTGCTGTAAGAATTCGCATATTTACAGACGATCAATGGATTTCCGATGAACCGGACTGGCAGGCTAAAGCACAGGATATTATTGCAGAGCTAAACAATCAGTTCCAGAGATCTGATATACAGGTACATTTCTATGCCCATTATGACACATCAAAGGCATCTGCACTATCAGGAGATATCAATCATATATCAAGACCATTTCAATCAATTATGGATCAGGTGTCCATAACTTATTTGAATAGCAATCATGAAGATCTGGCATTGTACTTAGGTGGTTACGATAGTACATATAATGCAGTTGGAGCAACATATGGATATGACAGTCCATATCCAGATCAGAGAAGATATGCATGGGTTCAGATGAAAGATGATCCATCACTATATGACGGTGAGCATGAAGACAGAACAAAAGTAACCATACATGAAATTGGTCATTTATTCGATGCAGATCATCAGCCAGGGCAACAAGGTCCAGGGCAGGAATCCTACAACCGTGCCTACCAGTGGACAGAACAGGGAACCACCAAACAAACAGCTCTCTGGGCTCCATTTTTAAAGAGTAACACTTACGAAATCTCTTCAAATGACTACAATGGAGATTACTACCACAATAATGCTTTAAGAATATACCAGACAAGAAATGTAATTGCATCATATGTATGGTAA